In Chitinophaga oryzae, the sequence AAATCTTCAATCTCCCCTACCGGCAGGAGGATTTTAAGCTCATGCAACATGAGCCGATCAATATGCCGTTGATAGACGAGGCCCACAAACATGACTTTTTTATGCTGCTGATCGTGGGGGCTAAAGGCAGTGGCACGCACACCATCGACTTCCGGGATTATAAAGTGATGCCGCACACCGTATTTTTCCTCGCTCCCGGGCAGGCGCACCAGTGGCGGCTCGCCGCCAATACCACCGGCTACCAGGTGATGTTTTCCGGAAGCTTTATGTTACAGAAAGGGCCCATGTGGTCGTTTTTCACACCTTCCGCCGTACCGTTGCTGAAGCTGACACGCGAACAATATGCACAGCTCACCGCAGAACTCCGGCTGATGACCGGCGAAACGGCAGCCAATATCACACAACACCGGTTACAGATTATCCTGTTGCTGCTGCAGCGATGGTATGCCGTAGCCTACCCTACGGAAACAGCCGCCGCAGGCAACCGGCTGATCAACCGCTTTCTGCAGCTGCTGGAAAAACAATACGCACAGCACAGCGAGGTCAGCTACTACGCCGCACGCCTGCATGTAACCCCCAGTTACCTCAACACGGTATGCCGCAAGGAATCCGGTATTACCGCCGGGGAGTATATCCGGGACCGGCTGCTGCTGGAAGCCAAACGCCTCCTGATACTGACCGATATGGACGTAAAAGAGATCGCCTTCTCTCTTGGCTTTAACGACACCTCTTATTTCTCCCGCTTCTTCCGCAAGTATACCACACAAACCCCGGTGGACTTTCGCCGTGAGGTAAAGCATCTATAAAAAGTACCGGTCATTCGATAATGAGTGCCATTTCTGCCCTATGTTCCGGGCTACTTTTGTCCAAAGACGGCGCACCCGGCTCACTGCGGGACCGCGGGTATGGAGCCACCGGCACCGGACAGGTATTTGTTTCCCGGAGGTACCTTTGTTCCGGCCGCATTGCTGCTGAATTTTCAACAACGGAATAACACACCATCATGAAGAAAGGTATTTTAATTTTCCTCTCCCTATTAGGAGCGGCCGCGGTATCCGCTCAGCAGCCAGCGGACCTGGTCATCTCCCCGGTAAAAGTAATTGATATCAAAACCGGTAAGATCACGCCCAACCAGGCGATCGTGGTGCGCCACGACACCATCCTGGCCGTTACCGGCGTTCAACAGGCAAAGCGGTACAAGGTGGCAAACACCTTCGATGGCGGCAACCAATATGCCATGCCCGGCCTGTGGGACAACCACATGCACTTCGGTGGCGGCGATACCCTTGCCGGCGAAAACAAGAACTTTCTGCCACTCTACCTCGCTCATGGCATCACCACCATCCGCGATTGCTCTGCCGATATCAGCGCAGCGGTGCTGAAATGGCGCGAAGCAGTCAACAACGGGAGCTTGCAGGGACCTACTATTTTCACGTCCGGCCCCAAGCTGGAAGGCTATAAATCCGTGTGGCTGGGTGACATCGAAATTGGCACCACCGCAGAACTGCATCAGGCGCTGGACTCACTGCAACGTATACACGTAGATTTTGTAAAAATCACGGACAATACGATGAAGCCCGACCTGTACCTCGAAGCGGTAAAAGCGGCGCGGCAGCGTGGTATGGTCATATCCGGGCATGTACCTTATGCCCTTACGTTGCAGCAGGTGACAGATGCGGGCCTCAGCTCCGTAGAGCACCTGTCCTACGTTTGGAAAGCAGGTGTAAAAGACGAAGCAGCCCTCTCCCGCCGCATCGCCGGCGGAGAGATCAAAGGCCGCGATATCAGCCGGTATATACTGACCCATTTTGATACCGCCGCCGCGCTGAAGGCCTATCGCCACATGGCAGCCAGGGGCACGGCGGTCACGCCTACTCTCTCGCTGGGGCAGATACTCGCGTATTTCGATCAGGACGATCATGCACACGATCCTTACCTGGCCTACATCGGCAAGGGGTTGCAGAAAACCTACGAGATGCGTGTAAAACGGGTCATGAAAGACGACAGTACCGCTATTGCCTATCGTAAAGAGATATACGAAAAAGAGTCTGCCATCCTGCCGTTACTGCAAAAAGCCGGTGTGAAGATCATGGCAGGCACAGATGCCGGCTATCTGAATTCATTTGATTATCCGGGTATCGGGCTACACCGGGAGCTGGCGCTCATGGTGCGTTTTGGACTTACACCCCTGCAGGCGTTGCAGGCTTCGGTGATCAACTCCCCCGTGTTTCTGCATAAAAAAGATTACGGCGCACTCGCCGCCGGTAAAAAAGCAGACATCCTTCTTCTCAGCGCCAATCCGCTGGAAGATATCCACAACACCGAAAAAATAAGCGCCGTTGTTACCAAAGGCCGGCTGTTAGACCGCGCTGCGCTGGACCAGCTGCTCAACAAAGTAAAAGCAGCCAATGCACAGTAGCTCGTCCTCATGCACTTTCTGCAGGCTGAAGCACTTTCTGCTCTAAGCCTCTTCTGCAGGGCAGAAAACATTCATTACAGAAAGAAACCGACTACATCGTTGCCCCGGGCGTAAGCCCGGGGGACAAGGGAAAGGGATGAGGGAAGGGATGAGAAAAGGGATGAGAAAAGGGATGAAGGAAAAGGATGAGAAAAGGAATTGAGACAAGGGCTGGGCAAAAATATCATTTAATCAATGTAAAAAACCTTCCCCAGCGGATATAAAAATCCTTGTAAGTCTTGTGGAAGCTAAACCATATTACCCATGCTTTACCAATCAGGTGATCTTCCGGCACAAAGCCCCAGAAGCGGGAATCTATTGACTGGTGGCGGTTATCGCCCATCATCCAGTAATAATTCATTTTAAAAGTGTAGGACTTTGTTTCCTTACCGTTGATAAATATTTTATCACCCTGTACCTCCAGCTGGTTGTTTTCGTAGTTGACAATGATACGCCGGTACAGGGGCAGCACGCAGGTATCCAGTGCCACGGTGGCGCCTTTTTCCGGTACGTAAACCGGCCCGTAGGTATCTTCGCTCCAGGGAAAGTTATCCGGATCTCCGGGAAAAATGCCTCTCCGCGTTTTCATTTTCGGGTCCGGCAGGATAGTATCACCCCATTGTTGCACCAGTGCAGCTTTGTCTTTGGTAAGATCGTAGATATAGTATTTTGTAGAGTCTTCTCCCAGGCCATAGCCACCATCCACGCCGAGGTCTTTTTCCTGTTTATCATTGAACGGCTTTCCCGATCTCGTTTTTACCTGGTAGCCGGTGAGTGCTTCGGGTGGCTCGAAGCCCGGTTTACCGTTGACGAACAGTTGTCCGTTTACCACCATGATGGTATCTCCGCTGATGCCTACTGCCCGTTTGATCCATGTCTCGCGCCGGTCTACAGGGCGGTAGATGGGGTCCATATAGAACAGCTTCAGCGTGTCCGGCGTCATGTTCCGTTTCATCACGTAATAATCTGCGTCATCTCCAGACTTGCTGTACAATGCCGTATCTCCGCAGGGGTAGTTAAACACGATCACATCGTTTCTTTTTACTTCACTGAAACCAGGCAATCGTTTGTAGGGCCACTGTACAGCGGTGGAATAAGATTTGGTGGTTTTGGTAAAGGGCAGGGTATGATTGGCAAATGGGAATGCCAGTGGTGTCATGGGGATACGCGGACCATAGCTGATCTTACTAACAAAAAGATAGTCGTGGATTAACAGGGTCCTTTCCATAGAGCCGCTGGGGATCATAAAAGCCTCAAACAGGAAGGTCCGGATCAGCGTGGCTACTACGATGGCAAAAACAGCAGCTTCTATCCATTCCCTGGCTTTTGATTTCCTTTTTTGGGGTCCCCCGGCCGTTTTCCGCTTCCAGAAAAATAGCTTCATCGAGTTGGCTTTAGGATAATCAGTGTCTTAACAATTTAACCAATTAAAACCAGATCCGCATAAAAATTATTTCCCCGCAAACCCGCTGCAGTAAAGCCGCAGCAACATTTTCCGCGGGGATAAAACCCTTTTTCTTAATTTCGGTCATTGTCCACGTTACAAACAACATTATCAGATGCATAACTCACGACGTTCATTTATTCAGCAGGCCGGTTTGTTAGCTGCCGGTATGATGCTTCCCGGCGGCCTTTTTGCG encodes:
- a CDS encoding helix-turn-helix domain-containing protein, giving the protein MAITGLKTLGIEKIFNLPYRQEDFKLMQHEPINMPLIDEAHKHDFFMLLIVGAKGSGTHTIDFRDYKVMPHTVFFLAPGQAHQWRLAANTTGYQVMFSGSFMLQKGPMWSFFTPSAVPLLKLTREQYAQLTAELRLMTGETAANITQHRLQIILLLLQRWYAVAYPTETAAAGNRLINRFLQLLEKQYAQHSEVSYYAARLHVTPSYLNTVCRKESGITAGEYIRDRLLLEAKRLLILTDMDVKEIAFSLGFNDTSYFSRFFRKYTTQTPVDFRREVKHL
- a CDS encoding amidohydrolase family protein, which codes for MKKGILIFLSLLGAAAVSAQQPADLVISPVKVIDIKTGKITPNQAIVVRHDTILAVTGVQQAKRYKVANTFDGGNQYAMPGLWDNHMHFGGGDTLAGENKNFLPLYLAHGITTIRDCSADISAAVLKWREAVNNGSLQGPTIFTSGPKLEGYKSVWLGDIEIGTTAELHQALDSLQRIHVDFVKITDNTMKPDLYLEAVKAARQRGMVISGHVPYALTLQQVTDAGLSSVEHLSYVWKAGVKDEAALSRRIAGGEIKGRDISRYILTHFDTAAALKAYRHMAARGTAVTPTLSLGQILAYFDQDDHAHDPYLAYIGKGLQKTYEMRVKRVMKDDSTAIAYRKEIYEKESAILPLLQKAGVKIMAGTDAGYLNSFDYPGIGLHRELALMVRFGLTPLQALQASVINSPVFLHKKDYGALAAGKKADILLLSANPLEDIHNTEKISAVVTKGRLLDRAALDQLLNKVKAANAQ
- the lepB gene encoding signal peptidase I; translated protein: MKLFFWKRKTAGGPQKRKSKAREWIEAAVFAIVVATLIRTFLFEAFMIPSGSMERTLLIHDYLFVSKISYGPRIPMTPLAFPFANHTLPFTKTTKSYSTAVQWPYKRLPGFSEVKRNDVIVFNYPCGDTALYSKSGDDADYYVMKRNMTPDTLKLFYMDPIYRPVDRRETWIKRAVGISGDTIMVVNGQLFVNGKPGFEPPEALTGYQVKTRSGKPFNDKQEKDLGVDGGYGLGEDSTKYYIYDLTKDKAALVQQWGDTILPDPKMKTRRGIFPGDPDNFPWSEDTYGPVYVPEKGATVALDTCVLPLYRRIIVNYENNQLEVQGDKIFINGKETKSYTFKMNYYWMMGDNRHQSIDSRFWGFVPEDHLIGKAWVIWFSFHKTYKDFYIRWGRFFTLIK